The proteins below are encoded in one region of Paraburkholderia phenazinium:
- a CDS encoding SDR family NAD(P)-dependent oxidoreductase: MNENRKLTGKVAIVFGGSRGIGAAAARRLANDGANVAVTYVSAPERAAETVGAIEAAGRTGLAIEADSADPAAIEAAVAQAVDRFGRLDIAVVNAGILLLGDVATVSVENLDRMLNVNVRGVFLSIQAAAARLADGGRIITIGSNTAVRSGHPGSSVYSMTKAAVAVMVKGIAIDLAGRGITVNNIQPGPTVTDMTVDHIERIKPLIPLKRAADPDEIAGLVAYLASKESGYMTGSSLTIDGGMVL, encoded by the coding sequence TTGAACGAGAATCGCAAACTTACGGGAAAGGTTGCCATTGTCTTTGGCGGTTCGCGAGGCATTGGTGCGGCGGCAGCAAGGCGCCTGGCAAACGACGGGGCCAATGTAGCGGTGACCTACGTGTCGGCGCCGGAGCGAGCGGCAGAAACGGTTGGGGCGATAGAGGCCGCCGGACGGACCGGCCTTGCCATCGAGGCAGACAGTGCTGATCCGGCAGCGATCGAGGCGGCTGTCGCGCAGGCCGTGGATCGCTTTGGGAGACTGGACATTGCAGTTGTCAACGCAGGCATCCTGTTGCTTGGCGACGTTGCGACGGTGAGCGTGGAAAATCTTGACCGGATGCTGAACGTCAACGTGCGTGGCGTCTTCCTCTCCATCCAGGCTGCGGCTGCGCGTCTCGCTGACGGTGGCCGGATCATTACGATCGGCAGCAACACTGCGGTACGAAGCGGGCATCCGGGCTCGAGCGTCTACTCGATGACGAAGGCTGCAGTTGCAGTCATGGTGAAAGGCATCGCCATCGACCTCGCAGGCCGTGGCATCACGGTCAACAATATTCAGCCCGGGCCTACGGTTACGGATATGACAGTCGATCATATCGAGAGGATCAAGCCGCTCATTCCACTCAAACGCGCGGCAGATCCGGACGAGATTGCTGGTCTGGTTGCATACCTCGCCAGCAAGGAGTCAGGCTATATGACGGGCTCCAGCCTCACCATCGACGGTGGCATGGTGCTGTGA
- a CDS encoding helix-turn-helix domain-containing protein → MLRTFTQLCQPANKALLVAADDGHATLTGSGTYAMPWHWHDCLMFILPSHGAVELCHEDRRAGTWLSQDRFAVVPQGQAHQTRAGCATHTHVAVYVTGDALRKLDTGVGSLGEFRRRTRTPILVRRTAAIRALQDLSLRNDMGAYGGAATRQALSAALLMQCIGEVISGKTEPGTSPREHGMALVADLEAFVTRHADQDIPLDALEERFGISRRHITRLFREGTGLSIGEFQQRKRYENACRLLTDTDLPIGEVAFRVGFESGAALARAMRRIGDHSPSDLRATMARSVKR, encoded by the coding sequence ATGCTACGAACGTTCACCCAGCTCTGTCAGCCCGCCAACAAGGCCCTGCTCGTCGCCGCCGATGACGGACACGCGACGCTCACCGGCAGCGGCACCTACGCGATGCCATGGCACTGGCACGACTGCCTGATGTTCATCCTGCCGAGTCACGGCGCCGTCGAGTTATGCCACGAAGATCGCCGCGCGGGCACCTGGCTGTCGCAGGATCGCTTCGCAGTCGTACCCCAGGGGCAGGCCCACCAGACCCGCGCCGGATGCGCCACTCACACGCACGTCGCCGTCTACGTCACTGGCGACGCGTTGCGCAAGCTCGATACCGGGGTCGGCTCGCTTGGCGAATTCCGCCGTCGCACGCGCACTCCCATCCTCGTGCGCCGGACCGCAGCGATTCGTGCGTTGCAAGACCTGTCGTTGCGCAACGACATGGGAGCCTATGGCGGCGCGGCCACGCGCCAGGCCCTGTCGGCAGCCTTGCTGATGCAGTGCATCGGCGAAGTCATCTCTGGAAAAACAGAGCCGGGGACCTCGCCGCGCGAGCATGGCATGGCGCTCGTCGCCGACCTCGAAGCCTTCGTGACCCGCCATGCGGACCAGGACATTCCGCTCGACGCGCTCGAAGAGCGCTTCGGCATTTCCCGCCGGCACATTACGCGTCTGTTCCGCGAAGGCACCGGACTCTCGATCGGCGAATTCCAGCAGCGCAAGCGGTACGAAAACGCCTGTCGGCTGCTCACCGACACGGACCTGCCGATCGGCGAAGTGGCATTCCGGGTCGGCTTTGAAAGCGGCGCGGCCCTCGCGCGCGCGATGCGCCGCATCGGCGACCATTCGCCGTCCGATCTGCGCGCGACGATGGCCCGTTCGGTCAAAAGGTAA
- a CDS encoding PhzF family phenazine biosynthesis protein: protein MSSRHQVELVSVFAAGPGGGNPAPIVVDAAGMSDTQMQEVARRYGHESGFVLPAPPGSSCDYEFRFWVPNHEMSMCGHATVGAVWLLHQTGRLRRDRLTVQTRSGEVGIRITDYTAEGAAVEISQPMGRVEPLPLAQLSRDEILDALDITEAQLAPLPIQNACTSRVKTLIPLASPVDLDALRPRFEKIEALCERIGSTGLYPYASFDTRRQIFDARQFPRASGYPEDAATGIAASALSFGLLANGLVEASTRTITIRQGRAMKRPSQISVRFSFEDGAASGHPDGCWLGGPVRFETRAEGTS from the coding sequence ATGTCTTCACGTCATCAGGTCGAACTCGTCAGCGTATTCGCCGCCGGCCCCGGCGGTGGCAACCCGGCGCCTATCGTGGTCGACGCAGCCGGCATGTCCGACACGCAAATGCAGGAGGTGGCGCGGCGCTACGGCCACGAAAGCGGCTTCGTCCTGCCGGCGCCGCCCGGCTCCAGCTGCGACTACGAGTTTCGCTTCTGGGTCCCGAATCATGAGATGTCGATGTGCGGTCACGCCACGGTCGGCGCAGTCTGGCTGCTCCATCAAACCGGGCGCTTACGACGTGACCGGCTAACCGTCCAGACCCGCAGCGGCGAGGTCGGAATTCGTATTACGGATTACACGGCCGAGGGCGCCGCGGTCGAAATCTCCCAACCCATGGGCCGGGTCGAACCGTTGCCGCTGGCGCAACTCAGCCGCGACGAGATCCTCGACGCGCTCGACATCACCGAGGCACAACTTGCGCCATTGCCGATCCAGAACGCCTGCACCAGTCGCGTCAAAACGCTGATTCCACTTGCCAGCCCGGTCGATCTCGACGCGCTTCGGCCGCGCTTCGAGAAAATCGAGGCGCTGTGCGAGCGGATCGGTTCCACCGGTCTCTACCCCTACGCGAGCTTCGACACCCGCCGGCAAATCTTCGATGCCCGGCAGTTTCCGCGCGCCTCTGGCTATCCAGAAGACGCGGCAACCGGAATCGCCGCCTCCGCGTTGTCGTTCGGTCTGCTCGCCAATGGCCTGGTCGAGGCGTCCACGCGGACCATCACGATCCGCCAGGGGCGCGCGATGAAACGCCCGTCGCAAATCTCGGTGCGCTTCAGTTTCGAGGACGGTGCCGCATCCGGCCACCCCGACGGCTGCTGGCTCGGCGGCCCGGTTCGCTTTGAGACGCGTGCCGAGGGGACGTCATGA
- a CDS encoding RidA family protein codes for MTTVIADRLAQLGMTLPPPPSPRGVYVGVVIHDGIAYVSGQVSRVGDEIIAGPVDRTTPPELIRHAARTCVLRALAALAAALPSTTTVERILYLRGFVNAVPDFMNHSQVMDEASALLHEIFGESGRHARSALGVAGLPGGGLLEIELTVALARESVHAQEGAGNPSEAGPQHTDAHQRTP; via the coding sequence ATGACGACTGTCATCGCGGACCGGCTGGCGCAGCTGGGCATGACTCTGCCGCCTCCTCCATCGCCGCGGGGCGTCTACGTGGGCGTGGTGATCCACGACGGTATCGCCTATGTCAGCGGCCAGGTCAGCCGCGTCGGCGACGAGATCATCGCCGGGCCAGTCGATCGCACCACCCCGCCCGAGCTGATCCGTCATGCGGCGCGGACCTGCGTGCTGCGCGCGCTGGCCGCGCTTGCGGCAGCGCTGCCGTCCACAACCACGGTCGAACGCATTCTGTACCTGCGTGGCTTCGTCAATGCCGTGCCTGACTTCATGAACCACAGCCAGGTGATGGATGAAGCCTCCGCGCTGCTGCATGAAATCTTCGGCGAAAGCGGCCGGCACGCAAGATCGGCACTCGGCGTCGCCGGCCTGCCGGGCGGCGGTCTCCTTGAAATCGAACTCACTGTCGCGCTCGCGCGCGAGTCCGTTCACGCACAGGAAGGCGCCGGCAACCCCAGCGAAGCCGGGCCACAACACACCGACGCACACCAACGCACGCCATAA
- a CDS encoding transporter substrate-binding domain-containing protein — MNRRQLLQLGLAAGPAILLSRSIQAADAELVVGSNVGAPPFAFKQGDSYSGFDVEVWSEVATGMNRKWRLQPMEFGALIPALQTHNLDVIVSQLFIKPERQQVIDFSTPYYKSGLIALTRIDNTTIHTPADLDGKHIGTETGTVAVGYVKDHFKDATLEQLPSINNALLALEAGRTDAVVYDKPLLLYYANTAGKNKVRVIAPPLEGLDVGMGFQKGSPLVAAVNLQLAAMKADGRLQALNQKWFGEASS; from the coding sequence ATGAATCGTCGTCAACTGCTGCAACTCGGCCTTGCGGCCGGCCCCGCCATCCTGTTGTCCCGCTCCATTCAGGCGGCCGACGCCGAACTGGTGGTCGGTTCCAACGTGGGCGCCCCGCCGTTCGCGTTCAAGCAGGGCGACAGTTACTCCGGCTTTGACGTCGAGGTCTGGAGCGAAGTCGCCACGGGCATGAACCGTAAATGGCGCCTCCAACCGATGGAGTTCGGTGCACTGATCCCGGCACTTCAGACGCACAACCTCGACGTGATCGTCTCGCAGCTTTTTATCAAACCCGAGCGCCAGCAGGTTATCGACTTTTCCACGCCGTACTATAAAAGCGGCCTGATTGCGCTGACGCGCATCGACAACACTACCATCCACACCCCGGCCGATCTCGATGGCAAACACATCGGCACCGAAACGGGTACGGTCGCGGTCGGCTACGTCAAGGATCACTTCAAGGACGCTACGCTCGAGCAATTGCCGAGTATCAACAATGCGCTGCTGGCACTGGAAGCCGGCCGCACCGATGCGGTCGTCTACGATAAGCCCCTGTTGTTGTACTACGCCAACACCGCCGGGAAGAACAAGGTCAGAGTGATCGCGCCGCCTCTCGAGGGGCTCGATGTCGGCATGGGCTTCCAGAAGGGCAGCCCACTGGTCGCAGCGGTCAACCTTCAGCTCGCCGCCATGAAGGCAGACGGCCGGCTTCAGGCGCTCAACCAGAAATGGTTCGGCGAGGCGTCGTCATGA
- a CDS encoding ABC transporter permease subunit (The N-terminal region of this protein, as described by TIGR01726, is a three transmembrane segment that identifies a subfamily of ABC transporter permease subunits, which specificities that include histidine, arginine, glutamine, glutamate, L-cystine (sic), the opines (in Agrobacterium) octopine and nopaline, etc.) — translation MSFDWAAIVAALPDLLLGLRLTLLIALAGLLGGIALGVLAGVTLTYGSRLAALPAQVYVALIRGTPIVVQVMFVYFALPIMMNIRISATSAAIITLIVNSGAYNAEIIRGALDGVPGGLREAGLAMGLRFHTVLAHVITPIAFRRALPAMGNQFVNLVKDTSIFLVIGVGELTRRGQEIMAENFRAVEIWTAVAIIYLLVISLLALGLRVLERRVRLP, via the coding sequence ATGAGCTTTGATTGGGCGGCTATCGTTGCCGCGCTGCCGGACCTCTTGCTGGGTCTGCGGCTCACGCTCCTGATCGCTCTGGCCGGGCTGCTCGGAGGCATCGCGCTCGGGGTTCTGGCAGGCGTGACGCTGACTTACGGCAGCCGGCTCGCAGCATTACCGGCGCAGGTCTACGTGGCCCTGATCCGCGGCACGCCTATCGTGGTCCAGGTGATGTTCGTCTACTTCGCGCTGCCGATCATGATGAATATACGCATTAGCGCCACCAGCGCCGCCATCATCACCTTGATCGTCAATTCTGGCGCGTATAACGCGGAAATCATCCGGGGCGCGCTCGACGGTGTTCCAGGTGGATTGCGCGAGGCGGGCCTCGCGATGGGCCTTCGTTTTCATACCGTGCTGGCGCATGTCATCACACCCATCGCGTTCAGGCGCGCACTACCGGCGATGGGAAACCAGTTCGTCAACCTGGTCAAGGACACCTCGATTTTTCTCGTCATCGGCGTCGGCGAATTGACCCGCCGGGGACAGGAAATCATGGCCGAGAACTTTCGGGCGGTGGAAATCTGGACCGCAGTGGCGATCATCTATCTGCTCGTGATCAGCCTGCTTGCGCTGGGTCTGCGAGTGCTCGAACGGAGAGTACGTTTGCCATGA
- the glnQ gene encoding glutamine ABC transporter ATP-binding protein GlnQ, with amino-acid sequence MSMIEFQQASKRFGQHVVLQPLDLAISAGEVAVIVGPSGSGKSTMLRCINGLETISSGNLLVDNISVLGSARDVRRIRLEAGMVFQQFNLFPNLTAMQNVMFGPIRARGQTRAEAREIAAALLHKVGLSERMHHYPSQLSGGQQQRVAIARALAVRPKLMLFDEPTSALDPELRQEVLKVMQTLAGEGMTMVVVTHEMGFAQRVGSRLLFMEGGRVVHDGNPVEMLSTPPGERFREFLQHVH; translated from the coding sequence ATGAGCATGATCGAATTTCAGCAGGCTTCCAAACGATTCGGCCAGCATGTCGTTCTGCAGCCGCTCGATCTCGCGATCTCGGCTGGCGAAGTCGCCGTTATTGTCGGGCCTTCCGGCTCCGGTAAATCGACCATGCTCCGCTGCATCAACGGACTGGAAACCATCAGTTCCGGCAACCTGCTCGTCGACAACATCAGCGTGCTGGGCTCCGCACGCGACGTCAGGCGCATCAGACTCGAAGCGGGCATGGTGTTTCAGCAGTTCAATCTGTTTCCGAACCTGACGGCGATGCAGAACGTCATGTTCGGCCCGATCCGGGCACGCGGTCAGACCAGGGCCGAAGCGCGCGAGATCGCCGCCGCGCTGCTGCACAAAGTAGGTCTTTCCGAACGCATGCATCACTATCCGTCGCAGCTTTCAGGCGGTCAGCAGCAACGCGTGGCGATCGCGCGGGCACTCGCCGTCCGGCCAAAGCTGATGCTATTCGACGAACCGACTTCGGCACTCGATCCGGAACTGCGTCAGGAAGTTCTCAAGGTCATGCAGACGCTCGCCGGTGAGGGCATGACCATGGTCGTCGTCACGCATGAGATGGGCTTCGCGCAGCGCGTGGGCTCGCGCCTGCTCTTCATGGAAGGCGGCCGCGTTGTGCACGACGGCAACCCCGTGGAAATGCTGTCCACGCCGCCGGGGGAACGCTTCCGCGAGTTTCTTCAACATGTTCATTGA
- a CDS encoding serine hydrolase domain-containing protein, whose amino-acid sequence MIPSHFENAYGFRRDSVRHDNWREAPWNVWAFRHVHEIIPTARIPATPGLAEEPKVNADALTEHALVVRGEHHTIASILQRTSTDALTVMRAGRFVADFHAPNFTLQSRHILFSASKSVAGLLAGMLVGDALLDPDAPVAQYVPELACSAFGDASVRHVLDMRTSLAFNEDYLDPNGIYARYRRAGLLDPRREGEPPETVLDLLASLTKGAGEHGGPFHYCSPNSDVLGLVIERASGQRYADFAATRLWQPLGLRQDGCVTVDIAGTARSGGGLCMTARDLARIGELVRLGGMVNGRRLISADWMTDTLTGGSTEAWRQGKFSSWLPNGKYRNKWYQVGNASGACFAIGIHGQWLYVDPLRETVIAKFSSQPVPTSDEFKLLNLALFEAIAAMA is encoded by the coding sequence ATGATCCCGTCGCACTTTGAAAACGCTTACGGCTTTCGCCGGGACAGTGTCCGGCACGACAACTGGCGAGAAGCACCATGGAATGTCTGGGCCTTTCGCCATGTCCACGAAATCATCCCGACAGCGCGAATTCCAGCCACACCGGGTCTTGCCGAAGAACCCAAGGTCAATGCCGACGCGCTGACCGAACACGCACTCGTGGTCCGCGGCGAACACCACACGATCGCGTCGATCCTGCAGCGGACCTCGACCGATGCCCTCACGGTGATGCGAGCCGGACGTTTCGTCGCCGATTTTCATGCGCCTAACTTTACGCTGCAAAGCCGCCATATTCTGTTCTCGGCCAGCAAGTCGGTCGCGGGACTGCTCGCCGGCATGCTGGTCGGCGATGCTCTGCTGGACCCCGACGCGCCAGTGGCGCAATACGTGCCGGAACTCGCGTGTTCGGCCTTCGGCGACGCCAGCGTCAGGCACGTGCTGGATATGCGAACCAGCCTCGCGTTCAACGAGGACTATCTCGATCCGAACGGCATCTACGCGCGCTATCGGCGGGCCGGCCTGCTGGACCCGCGCCGCGAAGGCGAGCCGCCGGAGACGGTGCTCGACCTGCTCGCTTCGCTGACCAAAGGTGCGGGCGAGCATGGTGGTCCGTTCCATTACTGCTCACCCAACTCTGACGTGCTCGGCCTCGTGATCGAGCGCGCCTCGGGACAGCGCTACGCCGACTTCGCGGCCACGCGTCTCTGGCAGCCGCTGGGGTTGCGGCAAGACGGTTGCGTCACCGTGGACATCGCGGGCACAGCGCGCTCAGGCGGCGGCTTGTGCATGACCGCGCGCGATCTGGCGAGAATCGGCGAACTGGTGCGTCTCGGCGGTATGGTCAATGGGCGCAGGCTGATATCGGCGGACTGGATGACCGATACGCTTACGGGCGGCAGCACAGAGGCATGGCGACAAGGAAAGTTCTCAAGCTGGCTGCCGAACGGCAAGTATCGCAACAAGTGGTATCAGGTCGGCAACGCCAGCGGAGCATGCTTTGCGATCGGCATTCATGGCCAGTGGCTCTATGTTGACCCGCTACGCGAGACGGTGATCGCCAAATTCTCGTCACAGCCCGTTCCGACCAGCGACGAATTCAAGCTCCTGAATCTCGCGCTGTTCGAGGCGATTGCGGCGATGGCGTAA